In the Alkaliphilus oremlandii OhILAs genome, one interval contains:
- the pglX gene encoding BREX-1 system adenine-specific DNA-methyltransferase PglX — translation MEKAILKSFALHLKNQLTHGVMEKITGDEDPSIIEDIGYNLFIRLISIRFMEVNHFIGWHLNQDFNVVDFIDICTYLETKMPYIFNRTEEHVYDLLPSNMFGKHSIISYLVEGIEESYWKMDFHEDDSKKGYGIEIIGWLYQYYFSDKKNKIFSSLKKEKLTKIHIPTATQIFTPKWIVQYMVENTLGKLWLEHNGNKTVATNWKYLIQENKTYWNGTDSNLLQTKGINPEQIKILDPAMGSGHILSYAFDVLYDIYRSCNYKEEEIPLLILEKNLYGLDIDDRVSKLAMFALLMKAMKKSVGILEAHPKFNLIAIKESDEIFDEVIAYIETINIKDAKGAACKEDVLYLINTFQNAKEYGALLNINPIDYDSLERWEEIKPIIDKLYFLIHQGRIMTQEYDVVITNPPYSGLRRLNCILKQFIEAHYKDYKYDLFSVFMVKNMRYTRNNGIAGFMTPNVWQFISSYENLRKYILDHYQLVSLIQLGDEGFKDASVAISTFVIKKCKADSKTIFIKLNSEDSKDTKTVQNKIRNFDKEQYAVDQRMFHNITGNKLAFWIGEKTMEVFKGANTLGDISKPRQGMATSDNHRFVRYWYEVNAEEIYFPEKQGKDKESIWFPYNKGGGKRKWYGNNIFVVNWQHNGYEIKEYAKRLYGNYSRTIKNESFYFRKGITYTFIGRDIAPRFSPEGFIFDVAGSMIFMEDEKLYYILGLLGCKVSKHLMAFINPSLNTQVGDIKSIPIVDVLEKTIVEKIEQIVIENIKMSKMDWDAYEISWDFKKHPFISFAGSCKNIKEAYRMWEEWTYDQFYQMKRNEERLNRLFIRIYGIEGELAPEVNENEITIRKANKERDVQSFISYAIGCILGRYSLDEEGLIYGGGNFEQKFKKKDGIWYIYTKKGWVKSSIIITEKLCLNNSSCQLYIVDKFIDFLQTVFGIESLAYNLTYIASILEPMSSEPAIEIIQRYFSKQFVQEHVRIYQNKPIYLVVEDENDPEALYLIYGHRYNKN, via the coding sequence ATGGAAAAAGCCATACTGAAAAGCTTTGCTTTACATTTGAAAAATCAGTTAACGCACGGTGTGATGGAGAAGATAACGGGAGATGAGGACCCATCTATAATAGAAGATATAGGATACAACTTATTTATCCGATTGATCTCCATTAGATTTATGGAAGTAAATCATTTTATCGGGTGGCATCTCAATCAAGATTTTAATGTAGTTGACTTTATAGATATATGCACTTATTTAGAAACAAAGATGCCGTATATATTCAATAGAACAGAAGAACATGTCTATGATTTATTGCCATCCAACATGTTTGGCAAGCACTCTATCATTTCATATTTGGTAGAAGGGATAGAAGAATCTTATTGGAAAATGGATTTTCATGAAGACGATTCAAAGAAAGGGTATGGCATAGAAATCATAGGGTGGCTTTATCAATATTATTTTTCAGATAAAAAAAATAAAATTTTCTCAAGTCTCAAGAAAGAGAAGTTGACGAAAATACATATTCCTACTGCGACTCAAATTTTTACCCCCAAATGGATTGTTCAGTATATGGTAGAAAACACCTTGGGGAAGTTATGGCTTGAGCACAATGGCAACAAAACAGTAGCTACAAATTGGAAGTATTTAATTCAAGAAAATAAGACGTATTGGAACGGTACAGACTCTAATTTGCTGCAAACAAAAGGTATAAACCCGGAGCAGATAAAAATACTAGATCCTGCCATGGGCAGTGGTCATATTCTATCCTACGCTTTCGATGTTTTATATGATATTTACCGAAGCTGTAATTATAAAGAGGAAGAAATACCGCTACTGATACTAGAAAAGAATCTCTACGGATTGGACATTGACGATAGAGTCAGCAAATTGGCTATGTTTGCACTTTTAATGAAAGCGATGAAAAAAAGTGTTGGTATATTGGAGGCTCATCCTAAATTCAACTTAATCGCGATTAAAGAAAGTGATGAGATTTTCGATGAAGTCATAGCGTATATAGAAACAATCAATATTAAAGATGCTAAAGGTGCAGCTTGTAAAGAAGATGTACTGTATTTAATCAATACTTTTCAAAATGCAAAGGAATATGGTGCATTATTAAATATCAATCCTATAGATTATGATTCTTTAGAGCGCTGGGAGGAAATAAAACCTATTATAGACAAGCTTTATTTTTTAATTCACCAAGGAAGAATTATGACGCAGGAATATGATGTAGTAATTACCAATCCGCCTTACAGTGGACTAAGACGCTTGAATTGCATCTTAAAACAATTTATTGAAGCGCATTATAAGGATTACAAATACGATTTATTTTCTGTGTTTATGGTAAAAAATATGAGGTATACTAGGAATAATGGAATCGCTGGATTTATGACGCCAAATGTATGGCAATTTATTTCCTCCTATGAAAATTTAAGAAAATATATTCTGGATCATTATCAATTAGTAAGTCTAATTCAACTAGGGGATGAGGGATTCAAGGATGCCTCTGTAGCCATCAGCACTTTTGTTATTAAAAAGTGCAAGGCCGATTCAAAAACGATTTTTATTAAGTTGAATAGTGAAGATAGTAAAGATACAAAAACTGTACAGAATAAAATTCGGAATTTCGATAAAGAACAATACGCTGTGGATCAAAGGATGTTTCACAACATTACTGGAAACAAGCTAGCTTTTTGGATTGGAGAAAAAACCATGGAAGTATTTAAAGGGGCAAATACCTTGGGAGATATTAGTAAGCCTAGACAGGGGATGGCAACTTCTGATAATCATAGATTTGTAAGATATTGGTATGAAGTGAATGCAGAAGAAATTTACTTTCCAGAGAAACAGGGAAAGGATAAAGAGTCCATATGGTTCCCTTATAATAAAGGTGGGGGAAAAAGAAAGTGGTACGGAAATAATATATTTGTTGTCAATTGGCAACATAATGGATATGAAATAAAAGAATATGCAAAGAGGTTGTATGGGAATTATAGCAGAACCATAAAGAATGAAAGCTTTTATTTTAGAAAAGGTATTACCTATACTTTTATTGGTCGGGATATTGCCCCAAGGTTTTCGCCAGAAGGATTTATTTTTGATGTAGCTGGATCCATGATATTTATGGAAGATGAAAAATTATATTATATTTTAGGGTTGTTGGGGTGTAAAGTTTCAAAACACTTAATGGCATTTATAAATCCTAGTCTAAATACACAGGTGGGTGATATAAAGAGCATTCCCATTGTCGATGTATTAGAGAAAACGATCGTAGAAAAAATTGAACAAATCGTTATAGAAAATATAAAGATGTCTAAGATGGATTGGGACGCCTATGAAATCTCTTGGGATTTTAAAAAGCATCCGTTTATAAGCTTTGCAGGAAGCTGTAAAAATATCAAAGAAGCTTATAGGATGTGGGAAGAGTGGACATATGATCAATTTTATCAGATGAAACGCAACGAAGAAAGGTTAAATCGTCTCTTTATTAGGATTTATGGCATAGAAGGGGAGCTTGCTCCAGAGGTTAATGAGAATGAAATAACCATAAGAAAAGCAAATAAAGAGCGAGATGTCCAATCTTTTATTTCTTATGCTATAGGTTGTATATTGGGACGATATTCTTTAGATGAAGAGGGGCTAATATATGGGGGAGGAAATTTTGAGCAGAAATTTAAGAAGAAAGATGGTATATGGTACATCTATACGAAAAAAGGATGGGTGAAATCCTCTATAATCATTACGGAGAAATTATGTTTAAATAATAGTTCCTGCCAACTCTATATTGTAGATAAATTTATTGATTTTCTTCAAACAGTTTTCGGGATAGAATCTTTAGCATACAATTTAACTTACATTGCCAGTATACTAGAACCAATGAGTTCGGAGCCAGCCATTGAAATCATCCAAAGATATTTTTCAAAACAATTTGTTCAAGAACATGTACGAATTTATCAAAATAAACCCATATATTTAGTGGTAGAGGATGAAAATGATCCCGAAGCCCTATACTTGATTTATGGACACCGATATAATAAAAATTGA
- a CDS encoding NUDIX hydrolase, protein MMDIQLIRKALHNKKPVLLDIVHESAVLIPIVEIDKSCHILFQVRSLSLSKQPGEICFPGGKIEPYETPMECAIRETSEELNILENNIEVMSALDYLVTPFNMAIYSFCGILKDVDIRALDFNQHEVSSIFTVPIEELLRQEPKVSSMMIHTEATDDFPFHLVQNGKAYDWKAGTYPVYFYQYNDYVIWGITAKILKAFLDTIK, encoded by the coding sequence ATGATGGACATTCAATTGATTAGAAAGGCATTACATAATAAAAAGCCAGTACTTTTGGATATTGTTCATGAGTCGGCAGTTCTTATTCCAATCGTTGAAATCGATAAAAGCTGCCATATTCTTTTCCAAGTTCGTTCTCTTTCCCTGAGCAAGCAACCCGGTGAAATATGTTTTCCTGGTGGAAAAATCGAACCCTATGAAACTCCTATGGAGTGTGCAATACGTGAAACATCGGAGGAATTAAATATTCTTGAAAATAATATTGAAGTGATGAGTGCGCTGGATTATTTGGTTACACCTTTTAATATGGCCATATATTCATTTTGTGGCATCTTAAAAGATGTAGACATTAGGGCGTTGGACTTTAATCAACACGAAGTTTCTTCTATATTTACGGTGCCCATAGAAGAATTATTACGTCAGGAACCAAAGGTCAGCTCCATGATGATTCATACCGAAGCTACAGATGACTTTCCTTTTCACCTCGTTCAAAATGGCAAGGCTTATGATTGGAAAGCTGGAACGTATCCTGTTTACTTTTATCAATATAATGACTATGTCATATGGGGAATTACTGCAAAAATATTAAAGGCTTTTTTAGATACAATCAAATAG